The following are encoded in a window of Coprococcus phoceensis genomic DNA:
- a CDS encoding plasmid mobilization protein encodes MNRTRPKQIVIRVSEEELAQIKEKVEQSGKSQQQYIIEALTQSNIVNLDGLKEIYPELKRQGNNLNQIAKKLNENGYVDYKQELPNTMKEVREVWQLLKQYLQKQA; translated from the coding sequence ATGAATAGGACAAGACCGAAGCAGATAGTTATAAGAGTGTCAGAGGAAGAACTTGCACAGATAAAAGAAAAAGTAGAGCAGTCTGGAAAGAGCCAACAGCAATATATCATTGAAGCCCTCACACAGTCGAACATTGTCAATCTGGACGGACTGAAAGAGATATATCCAGAGCTGAAAAGGCAAGGCAACAATCTGAACCAGATAGCCAAGAAGCTGAATGAAAATGGATATGTGGACTATAAGCAAGAGCTTCCTAACACCATGAAAGAGGTGAGAGAAGTATGGCAGTTATTAAAGCAGTATCTTCAAAAGCAGGCATAG